The following are encoded in a window of Candidatus Eisenbacteria bacterium genomic DNA:
- the nuoH gene encoding NADH-quinone oxidoreductase subunit NuoH codes for MASALIQRLPYPAQLLVFILFSSVAVLGFIVVMALFMIWFERKIIGHLQSRIGPLHVGKYFGWAQPIADTLKLFLKEDIVPRNADKVIFTIAPVVAFVSSFMAYVTIPFAKNLVAKDINMGILYIFAVSSFATIGIFMGGWASNNKYSLLGAMRVAAQIVSYEVPLLLSVLGVAMLAETLSLTRIVEAQRNTWYVFYQPVGFFIYFTAGVAEVNRLPFDIPEAEAELVAGFHTEYSGLKWAFFFLSEYANMFIISAVATVLFLGGWLGPFLPGLIWFLLKAFFLMFIMVWVRGTYPRLRVDQMMGFCWKFLLPLAFLNIILTGLIMVLAG; via the coding sequence ATGGCGAGTGCATTGATACAAAGACTGCCTTATCCTGCGCAACTCCTGGTATTCATTCTGTTTTCCAGTGTCGCCGTCCTGGGCTTCATAGTTGTCATGGCTCTTTTCATGATCTGGTTCGAAAGGAAAATTATCGGCCATCTTCAGTCCAGAATAGGGCCTCTTCATGTGGGAAAATATTTCGGCTGGGCTCAGCCAATTGCGGATACTCTGAAGCTTTTTCTGAAGGAAGATATAGTTCCGCGAAACGCAGACAAGGTCATATTCACGATTGCTCCAGTTGTTGCTTTTGTCTCTTCTTTCATGGCCTATGTGACTATTCCCTTTGCCAAAAACCTTGTCGCAAAGGACATAAACATGGGCATTCTCTATATCTTCGCAGTTTCTTCGTTTGCGACAATCGGGATATTCATGGGCGGGTGGGCTTCCAACAATAAGTACTCTTTACTTGGAGCGATGAGAGTCGCCGCTCAGATCGTGAGCTACGAAGTTCCGCTCCTTCTCTCTGTCCTGGGGGTAGCGATGCTGGCTGAGACGCTCAGTCTCACCAGGATTGTAGAGGCGCAGAGGAATACCTGGTATGTTTTCTATCAGCCGGTTGGGTTTTTCATCTACTTCACCGCCGGGGTTGCAGAAGTCAACAGGCTTCCTTTCGACATACCGGAGGCAGAGGCGGAGCTTGTTGCCGGGTTTCACACCGAGTACAGCGGGCTCAAGTGGGCATTCTTCTTTCTCTCGGAATATGCAAACATGTTCATTATCTCCGCCGTGGCTACAGTTCTATTTCTCGGCGGATGGCTGGGCCCATTTCTTCCCGGGCTCATTTGGTTTCTTCTGAAGGCCTTCTTTCTCATGTTCATCATGGTTTGGGTTCGCGGCACGTACCCAAGATTGAGAGTGGATCAAATGATGGGTTTTTGCTGGAAATTCCTGCTTCCTCTTGCTTTTCTCAACATAATCTTGACCGGGTTGATAATGGTATTGGCAGGGTAG